One window of Drosophila busckii strain San Diego stock center, stock number 13000-0081.31 chromosome 3L, ASM1175060v1, whole genome shotgun sequence genomic DNA carries:
- the LOC108600396 gene encoding uncharacterized protein LOC108600396, whose amino-acid sequence MRNSRSLGTEWSWRCSSWRRSWMAGERYRFIACARKVLRKGIAKMVTQILNACIKYVDTIDACGTPVSKDVLTIVNASKSIIGICNKIVHLSSMLCNNGHYEKSTDSVQRYSW is encoded by the coding sequence ATGAGAAACAGCAGGAGCTTGGGAACAGAGtggagctggcgctgcagcagctggaggcgcAGCTGGATGGCCGGTGAGAGATACAGATTCATTGCCTGTGCTCGAAAGGTGTTGAGGAAAGGCATCGCCAAGATGGTCACCCAGATACTGAACGCCTGCATCAAATACGTGGATACCATTGACGCTTGTGGCACGCCCGTGTCCAAGGATGTGCTCACCATTGTTAACGCCAGCAAGTCCATCATAGGCATATGCAACAAGATCGTCCATCTGAGCAGCATGCTGTGCAACAATGGTCACTATGAGAAGAGCACAGACTCTGTCCAGAGGTACAGCTGGTAG